The following proteins come from a genomic window of Candidatus Binatus sp.:
- the tldD gene encoding metalloprotease TldD, protein MSNELVAPDKFFLNRFGMNHGALERILGAALERKADYADLYFEYRSAEGLGLEESMVNHTSKSVSHGVGVRVCAEDRTGYAYSDEVTIDRMRLAAEAARAIADQRGTTPAAVQVGTPVARHALYDLDSTPLEVPVQERARLLSEIDRVVRGCDPRVKNVMASFACERKIVMVVNSDGQVAADVQPLCRLNVTVIADDGKGRQMGSYGGGGRVEWNYFIENDRWREYALEAARQAIVNLDAVDAPAGEMIVVLGPGWPGILLHEAIGHGLEGDFNRKGVSAFANRIGQKVASELCTVIDDGTIPNRRGSLNVDDEGTPTSRTVLIEKGILRGYLQDRMNARLMKMAPTGNGRRESFAHSPMPRMTNTFMLGGESTPEEIIKSVKNGLYAVSFGGGQVDITNGKFVFSASEAYLIEDGQVTRPVKGATLIGNGPDVLTRVSMVGNNLTLDAGVGTCGKDGQSVPVGVGLPTIRIDGITVGGTRA, encoded by the coding sequence ATGTCCAACGAACTCGTTGCTCCCGACAAATTTTTCCTGAACCGATTCGGCATGAATCACGGCGCGCTCGAGCGAATCCTCGGCGCCGCGCTCGAACGCAAGGCCGACTACGCCGATCTCTACTTCGAGTACCGCAGCGCCGAGGGCCTCGGGCTCGAGGAATCGATGGTCAATCACACCAGCAAGAGCGTGAGCCACGGCGTCGGTGTGCGCGTGTGCGCCGAGGACCGCACCGGCTACGCTTATTCGGACGAAGTCACGATCGACAGGATGCGGCTTGCGGCGGAGGCCGCCCGCGCGATCGCCGATCAGCGCGGCACGACCCCCGCCGCGGTGCAGGTCGGTACTCCGGTCGCGCGGCATGCGCTGTACGATCTAGACAGCACCCCGCTCGAGGTTCCGGTGCAGGAGCGGGCGCGGCTGCTGAGCGAGATCGATCGCGTGGTGCGCGGCTGCGATCCGCGGGTGAAGAACGTGATGGCGTCGTTTGCGTGCGAGCGGAAGATCGTGATGGTCGTGAACAGCGACGGGCAGGTCGCCGCGGACGTGCAGCCGCTGTGCCGGCTCAACGTCACCGTGATCGCCGACGACGGCAAGGGTCGCCAGATGGGCTCCTACGGCGGCGGCGGGCGCGTCGAGTGGAACTACTTCATCGAAAATGACCGTTGGCGCGAGTACGCGCTCGAAGCGGCGCGCCAGGCGATCGTGAATCTCGACGCCGTCGATGCGCCCGCGGGCGAGATGATCGTCGTGCTCGGCCCGGGATGGCCCGGAATTTTGCTGCACGAAGCGATTGGCCACGGGCTGGAAGGCGACTTCAACCGCAAGGGCGTGTCCGCATTTGCGAATCGAATCGGCCAGAAAGTCGCGAGCGAACTTTGCACGGTGATCGACGACGGCACCATCCCGAATCGCCGCGGCAGCCTGAACGTTGACGACGAAGGCACCCCCACTTCGCGCACGGTGCTGATCGAAAAGGGAATCCTGCGCGGCTATCTGCAGGATCGGATGAACGCGCGGCTCATGAAGATGGCGCCCACCGGCAACGGACGGCGCGAGAGCTTTGCGCATTCGCCAATGCCGCGAATGACCAACACCTTCATGCTGGGCGGCGAATCCACGCCCGAGGAAATAATCAAGTCGGTCAAGAACGGCCTCTATGCGGTCAGCTTCGGCGGCGGACAGGTCGATATTACCAACGGCAAATTTGTTTTCTCCGCGAGCGAGGCTTACCTGATCGAGGACGGCCAGGTGACGCGGCCGGTGAAGGGCGCCACGCTTATCGGCAATGGTCCCGACGTGCTGACCCGGGTCTCGATGGTCGGCAACAACCTCACGCTCGACGCCGGGGTCGGGACTTGCGGCAAGGACGGCCAATCGGTGCCGGTGGGCGTGGGACTGCCGACGATTCGAATCGACGGCATCACGGTCGGCGGCACGCGCGCCTGA
- a CDS encoding TldD/PmbA family protein — MAAVDIELANWALDEARRKGASAAEVLCVTAESLSAGVRLGEVEKLKSSRERRLGLRVFCGQSSATSSTAELERDSLGGFIANTVELARLSAADPWAGLPDPSMHPKSLPELRLADPDSGIVTADRALEIARTAENAALKFDPRMKNSEGAEFSSGRGQILFANSQGFSGEYSGTSYTLVVQPIAQDGDAMQQGFWYTSNRRLGKLEDAESVGITAARRAIRRLGARKIKTTRAPIVFDPDMAAGLIRSIVGAASGPSLYKGASFLVGQLGKSIAAAGVTIVDDALIPGGLGSKPFDGEGLPTSRKNVVDKGVLATYLLDCYSARKLGLAPTGNAARSVGEAPGVSATNLYLEPGSYTPAQIIGSVKQGLYLTETIGFGVNMVTGDYSRGAGGIWIENGELAYPVNEITIAGNLKDMMAGVEMIGNDLNWRSSTVAPTIKIAEMTIAGG, encoded by the coding sequence ATGGCGGCGGTTGATATTGAACTCGCCAATTGGGCGCTCGACGAGGCCAGGCGCAAGGGCGCCAGCGCGGCGGAGGTTCTGTGCGTGACCGCGGAGTCTCTTTCGGCCGGCGTGCGCCTGGGCGAAGTCGAGAAACTCAAGAGTTCGCGCGAGCGGCGGCTGGGTCTGCGCGTATTTTGCGGACAGTCTTCCGCGACCTCATCGACGGCCGAACTGGAGCGCGATTCACTGGGCGGCTTCATCGCGAACACGGTCGAGCTTGCGCGGCTGTCGGCCGCCGATCCGTGGGCGGGATTGCCCGACCCTTCGATGCATCCGAAGTCATTGCCCGAGCTTCGGCTCGCGGATCCCGACAGCGGAATAGTGACCGCGGATCGTGCGCTGGAGATCGCGCGCACCGCCGAGAACGCGGCGCTGAAATTCGATCCGCGCATGAAGAACTCCGAGGGCGCCGAATTCAGCTCCGGCCGCGGCCAGATTCTGTTCGCCAACAGCCAGGGCTTTTCCGGCGAGTATTCCGGCACCTCGTACACCCTTGTGGTGCAGCCGATCGCGCAAGATGGCGACGCGATGCAACAGGGATTCTGGTACACGTCGAACCGCCGCCTGGGAAAACTCGAAGATGCGGAGTCGGTCGGAATAACCGCCGCCAGGCGGGCGATCCGCCGGCTCGGAGCGCGCAAGATCAAGACTACGCGCGCGCCGATCGTCTTCGATCCCGACATGGCCGCCGGATTGATTAGATCGATCGTCGGCGCCGCTTCGGGGCCCTCATTGTATAAGGGGGCGTCGTTTCTGGTGGGACAGTTGGGCAAATCGATTGCCGCCGCCGGCGTTACTATCGTTGACGACGCGCTGATCCCCGGCGGTCTCGGCTCCAAGCCGTTCGACGGCGAGGGCCTGCCGACCTCGCGCAAGAACGTGGTGGACAAGGGCGTGCTCGCGACCTACCTGCTCGACTGCTATTCGGCGCGCAAGCTCGGTCTGGCGCCCACGGGCAACGCCGCGCGTTCGGTGGGTGAGGCTCCCGGCGTCTCGGCCACCAATCTGTACCTGGAGCCCGGCAGCTACACGCCCGCGCAGATAATCGGCTCGGTGAAGCAGGGACTGTACCTGACCGAGACGATAGGTTTCGGCGTGAACATGGTCACCGGGGACTATTCGCGGGGCGCGGGCGGAATATGGATTGAGAACGGCGAACTCGCCTATCCGGTGAATGAAATCACCATCGCGGGCAACCTGAAAGACATGATGGCCGGCGTCGAAATGATCGGCAACGACCTCAACTGGCGCTCATCCACGGTCGCGCCGACGATCAAGATAGCCGAGATGACGATCGCCGGCGGCTGA